Below is a genomic region from Rosa chinensis cultivar Old Blush chromosome 5, RchiOBHm-V2, whole genome shotgun sequence.
gaagaagaacgcaGCTGCTGCGTtaaaaggaagagaagaagagctaGGACGtatcctgctctgataccatatagAAAGATATTTGGCTGAATCGATTTTCTATTCATTGATTGACAATCATATATACAAAGCAGTAGTCTTGTACAACACGAAGACTCCTTATGTTTAGGAGAACAAGAAAGGAAAAACAGCCTATGCTAGCTATACAATTAAAACAGAAAGATATTACAATCAAGGTAGATTTCTAGGATATCAAATCTCCTTGATATATAACCAAATTAAGCATACTTTCCAAtagtttcaactaggttgaaggtaggtTGCTCCGCAGAGACTTTGGTTACCCAAAGAGATTAGTTTATGGAGAGGTTGTTTGTTGTTTACCCTTGAAATCTGGTGGGTTTCAGTGGTTCCTttccatagaaggattattgattgaagatttCTAATTAGTTTCTGCTACTTGAATCCTGTAAGGGCTCGTTTTCGTCATGAACTCTGGAATGAgtgaagctataacccaaaacCATAGTACACTTATTTTTGGGCCTCAGGTATCGGCTTGAGCATACCCTCTAAAGAATATTgtcaaaaatacttttgggctcaaacaatgcTGCCACAAAACTGAAAATTGTGGTAGAAGTAGAGCTACAAGATTGCACATTTTGTCAGCAAGTATCACGGTGATTAAATCACAAAAATGAGAGGGAGATTTGAGTGTAGTTAGGACCTCATTCATCATTCCAAATGAAAACTACTACTACAATATAGCTACTTGGTTTTAAGAGTTGAAAAACGGTACTTAACAGATGTAGCACTAGAAAAACTGTACTTACCAGATGTAGCACTAGGAACTACAACGTTTTGGACCATCAAAaactagggatggcaaaaatccccagcggggaggagctccattggatacccgcccataatggggggagaattcggggacaaatggggaatgaggATGAGGATCCCCAATTCCCGCTAtttaagattggggatggggcggggatggtattgtgatctccatccccaaacccgccccaataatatgtacatatatttaacttatatataaatcacaaatatattgtttataatataaatcacaaatatatatatttattactttactttaataTCTACACTTTTGTTTTAatgatgttttgacttttgtactcactgaattatgatttatgaatttaatcatattttaaatttatttgttgtagattttgattttttaaaaaaggcaatatgagaaaaaattattttatttattaaattcttattggagatttggggcgggtttggaggcttagtccccagtggggatggggatggggaatccccaatatatttttattgggaattggggcggggatgaggATAGAGAATGACCCCAGGGATGGAGatgatattgtgatccccatccccaacccgctccattgccatccctatcaAAAACATCTAGCAATGTAAATAACTAAATACTTCGTTGCCTGACCATAAGCTATGAAAGAACGAAAACCCTCGAGGGCTACTCCCGGCAATTTGTTTATTATTAAAGTTCTCATTGACTTGCAAATGTAATTGGGTTGCGAATTCTAGTTATTTTACAGGGAGTTGTAGAGAAAACACGGTTTGGCATGGTGAGCCACCTGACTGGTCAAGCCTCTAGTGCAAGCTGATGTCCCCCAGCTTTGTAATGGGTGCACCCAACTCTCACGCTATTAAGGAATTAATCAATTTTGAAACCTATTCAAACGACCAATAAGAAGAGTCAAACTTGGTACCTGTACTTTGGTCCAGAATTTACAAAGAATGAGTTTAATAATCCCAGAATTTTGAAGGAGCCCATGTTTTGAACTGAACACGTTGGGAGCTTAAAATGTTTTCTCAACTCATATTCCAGTCCTTTGAGTATAGCACGCTCCGAAATTTTTTACCGTTAGATTTACTTTTTAATGGATCGACCGATCAACTGGCAGCGCACAAAAAATTGGAGTATTCCatacttcaaagttcaaagtaCCGCAAAACTTTTAATTATCTACATTCATTATTATGCATCCAGATGACTTATGACGAACACTTTGATGGTAGCTAGTAAATCATACTGTCATTGACTGAAAATGGTATACAGGGTTTCAAACCCTACTGTTCGAGAAATAATATTAGCTTATGCATATTAGAAGATTGCATAATGCAGTGCTTCAGTCTAATCCAATCACGGAAAACACCATTGCTAATTCGTTTCTAGCAAACTTGaggaatgaaaaaaaatgaagacacCTGAGCTCTGAGAATTAGGATGTAAAATGATTATGCTAAACACAATAATGTATTATGTACTGTATACTTCTCCACCGGCACTACATCACTGGGAAATGTCAACCCCATCCAACAATTTTCTTGAGCTCCAAGAGAAGAtatccaaataaaaaaagattcCTACAACTACTATAAAAATCATGTTAATTTTACATTGACTaggtatattttcttttttggggtTTTACATAAATTAGTTGAATTATCTAAGTTTATGTATGATGAATCGTGATCAATATAGAAGTGGATGTGTCACTTAGCATACACGTGGGAATTCTGAGATATGTGCAGGATATATCTACCATAATCAACCAGCCCAGGCATATTTCCACAATGCTACACCTCTCGAGCCACAGAACACCATTCAGTGGATTTTAGTCCTCAACTTACTCATTGAGCAATCTCTCCTGTAAGTCCCTCATATTCTAGTTGTTTTCAAATTTTTACTCCTGATGAAGAGGAAAGAACACACATCAGAATTGCAATTGCAGCTCTTACATACACAAGAAAATCGGTGGAAAAAGGGTTTGCATATACCTCAAGAGGACTTATGTTAGGAGAGCTGGAACTTGCTTCAGCTGGTGCGTCAGAAATCCTTGCTTCAGACTTTTCATTGGAATAACTAGCAAAGAGAAATTGTCCACAATGTTAGACATGAAGCCTACccaagaaaggaaaaagaaaagataccGGAGCACCAAGACAGGAAAACAATCACTGAACATGTTTGATAATCACTCTAAAGAGGCAAGTTCTCTAAATATTTCTTGGCCAACTGGTTTAAGAAATAGAGCCCCAATTAATCAACCCAAGAAGATCATAAAATTCTTGGACATTTTTATACACAAAAAATTACAACACATATACCCCAAATTGGATGCAAGAAAGatgaaaattcctaatttaGACCCTTCTGAATCAGACTCACTATATTTACACATCAAGTATACCACAGAACAAGAAGAGTATACACAACTTATACCTAAACAGAACTTCTGAAACCAACTCTTCTATGAAGAAAACATCAACTAAGTCCATAAATGTACCAGACAACCATTTTTATCCCAATATTATCTAAACTGTAGCACTGTCATTAGCAGAACTAGAAAACCATGAATCATTATAATCAGGTCACCTATGTAGTTGCTTTTAGGAGGAAAAGGACAAGATTTTCAATCTTTGTTGCTCATTATTAATGACTATCCAGTACTTACGTTGAGAGTATAGTCACCCAAATTAACTCTACACAGTCCACCCATAAGAGCCTTTGTTCAACGGGGATCACACCATATGTAATAAGATGAGCAAATGGCCAAAGCTTCCACCCTGCCTGCATTAACAAATCACATTACAGAAAGATGTCAATGGTCAAACAAATCTGCATTCTTTTATTCCAAATCACAAGAATACATATATAGACTGCTTAATTCTCGACACAGTAGCAAAACAAACAATATCGGTTAAAGATGGTTACTAAGAACTCAATCACTAAAAGTGGACATGAAACGAGTGATGCAATCTATATTTTCACATGCCAATGCATAGTTAATATACACATATTATGATTGACGTCCAGGAACAATGCTTCAAAAATCAGATAAAACTACGAACTCAATTTCTCACTGATCAGAGACTTTGGATGAGTGTAACAACTTTCATGATCTCCGAGGACATTACATGAGAATCACTGAGGACATTACATGAGAATCATTCAGGTTTGATGTTGTTTGACTTAACCACTTAAGAGATTGCAAATACAGTACTTTttcttaaaaaagaagaagaaaagattcaAGGTTCTCTTACAGTCAGCATGGGCCAGAATGTTGCTTTCAGTTCACTATAAATATTGATAGGAGATTCAAGACgcaaaaatcccaaaactgtaAAGTAAATGCTGTTCCAAATTGCTGCCCAAATAGTTTGGTCGAAGACTACTTTGACAGGAACCACCCACCACCCTTGGAAAGGAAAAAGCTCCTGAAAAAAGGATTGTTTAAGGAACCatagaaataaaaagaattataaaaaaaatgttctgacataaacaagagaagaaaaaattaacCTCACAAAACTGGTAATAGTAGTGTGATAGGGAACCATGGAGAGTAAAACCAACAAGTCCAGATCTGAACATTCGTGCCCGGTCAAACTCAAATAAAGGTTTTCCTTCAAAGCACTGCAACATTATAATACATGATCATGCACAGTGTAAAGACTAACTTCACCGAGTGGAAGACTTTAATTATTTTACTTAACATGGCCAACGCACCTGTGCAATCCAGTCCCCGACAGAGTATACAACACCACTAATTACCATTTTGGCTAACACTGGATTAGCCTTGAGAGCTTCCTCATAAGCAGTCCAGTTGTGTTGAGGTGCGTATCTTACAATCTCATATATAGTCCATCCCTATAAGAAAACCATCagataaatcaataaaagtaCAATACACATGAAAATAGAACATTCCCAAATCAAC
It encodes:
- the LOC112166879 gene encoding uncharacterized protein LOC112166879 is translated as MASIHAIAPQSFPNVPKPNPRKPITSHPKPTSSCNLYTPKLPKTQSFPLNNRKPTWVLNSVAQHQECDVIPVQSSDCVDQQEGMVVSRVECEGVESELVSQVGGFGASEGRLSFEGAGGFGSSGVGNERGNEEFYRLVDRSINATIVLAAGTFAITKLLTIDQDYWHGWTIYEIVRYAPQHNWTAYEEALKANPVLAKMVISGVVYSVGDWIAQCFEGKPLFEFDRARMFRSGLVGFTLHGSLSHYYYQFCEELFPFQGWWVVPVKVVFDQTIWAAIWNSIYFTVLGFLRLESPINIYSELKATFWPMLTAGWKLWPFAHLITYGVIPVEQRLLWVDCVELIWVTILSTYSNEKSEARISDAPAEASSSSPNISPLEE